One candidate division KSB1 bacterium DNA segment encodes these proteins:
- a CDS encoding T9SS type A sorting domain-containing protein — MKPLTWFRLAFVLPVLIGCAAIESASAQTVIDTAWAVPPDGGMDSVWIQLPAGYDPARPPAILIWWHQLGARPWEMRDYTAFDSVANARGWIAATSYGPHDRHWNTRRAQHFVNTMLSYLTAYHPFALDSIYMIGGSMGSAAGQIWHSNNCGSHDFLIAATAGGSQIIDTERRQIEYLETEPTDTNRSMRAAFGGLPCHPDECQSFDSTETPGQFRFENLPCAAPRCDSIGFEYHRYSAVYLTDTTKSMHFNCAYLPVYNTWGGDDLERDRYGEAAQLYATLRAGFPAPTRTFEASAPGHGFGIMNVGDIADWLSQFAANPQPDTLSLTADEDDEYYWMRASVSRPYVFGRWGAERSISDRILNLELLRNLDTIGVDIEPFQLGVAEHLHGVWTQRDPLISSTVVMLYPLGEVGNVQTPGGTPDYHYDQAALTLYVTLSADSIYDLTVSGAAAVSRRPVVVPDAPRLTQAFPNPFNSRVTLTIESPISFVADLDVYSIMGQRAKTVPVQVRAGASTVTFDTAEIASGTYFVTLRDYHTTPLKIVLLK; from the coding sequence ATGAAACCGCTGACTTGGTTCCGGCTCGCGTTCGTGCTGCCGGTGTTGATCGGCTGTGCAGCTATCGAATCCGCATCGGCACAAACCGTCATCGACACCGCGTGGGCCGTGCCTCCGGATGGCGGAATGGACTCCGTCTGGATTCAATTGCCCGCCGGTTACGATCCCGCGCGCCCGCCCGCGATTTTGATCTGGTGGCATCAGCTCGGGGCGCGTCCGTGGGAAATGCGGGACTACACGGCCTTCGACTCCGTCGCCAATGCGCGTGGCTGGATCGCCGCGACATCGTACGGACCGCATGACCGCCATTGGAATACCCGACGCGCGCAGCATTTCGTCAACACCATGCTCAGCTATCTCACGGCCTACCATCCGTTCGCCCTGGATTCGATCTACATGATCGGCGGGTCCATGGGATCGGCGGCCGGACAAATCTGGCATAGCAACAACTGCGGTTCGCACGACTTCCTGATCGCCGCGACCGCGGGTGGCTCGCAGATCATCGACACCGAACGCCGCCAGATCGAGTATCTCGAAACCGAGCCGACCGACACGAATCGCTCGATGCGCGCGGCCTTTGGTGGACTGCCGTGCCATCCCGACGAATGTCAGAGCTTTGACAGCACAGAGACGCCGGGGCAGTTTCGCTTCGAAAACCTGCCGTGCGCCGCACCGCGCTGCGACAGCATCGGCTTCGAGTACCACCGCTACTCGGCAGTCTATCTGACTGACACCACGAAGTCCATGCACTTCAACTGCGCGTATCTGCCCGTGTACAACACGTGGGGCGGCGATGACCTGGAGCGTGATCGCTACGGGGAAGCGGCTCAGCTCTACGCGACCTTGCGCGCCGGGTTTCCCGCTCCCACGCGAACCTTCGAGGCCAGCGCTCCGGGACACGGTTTCGGAATCATGAACGTCGGCGACATCGCCGACTGGCTGTCGCAGTTTGCCGCCAACCCGCAACCGGACACGCTCTCCCTCACCGCCGATGAAGACGACGAGTACTACTGGATGCGCGCGTCGGTGAGCAGACCGTACGTGTTCGGTCGCTGGGGCGCGGAGCGGAGCATCAGTGATCGCATCCTGAACCTTGAACTGCTCCGCAATCTCGACACGATCGGCGTGGACATCGAGCCTTTCCAGCTCGGCGTCGCCGAGCACCTGCACGGGGTGTGGACGCAACGTGATCCGCTGATCAGCTCGACCGTCGTCATGCTCTACCCGCTTGGCGAAGTCGGCAACGTACAGACGCCGGGCGGAACCCCGGATTATCATTACGATCAGGCCGCGCTGACGCTGTACGTCACGTTGAGCGCGGACAGCATCTACGACTTGACCGTGAGCGGCGCGGCGGCGGTGTCGAGACGGCCGGTCGTCGTCCCCGACGCGCCACGGTTGACGCAGGCCTTTCCCAATCCATTCAATTCACGTGTGACATTGACTATCGAGAGTCCGATATCATTTGTCGCGGACCTCGATGTCTATTCCATTATGGGTCAACGAGCAAAGACTGTTCCCGTACAAGTGAGAGCCGGCGCATCGACCGTGACTTTCGACACGGCTGAGATTGCCAGCGGAACCTATTTCGTCACCCTGCGCGACTATCACACGACGCCGCTTAAGATCGTGCTGCTCAAATAG
- a CDS encoding M42 family peptidase has product MPKQHFPTAQELLRNLSEAFGPSGHEDDVRAYIIEQIKPLVDEFHVDAIGNLIAVKQGSSPRKLMLDAHTDEIGVMVRYIDEHGFLRFAKIGGWDDRIFPAHRVKLKGRDGGFYHGVIGMAPPHVLSDDSKQKTIKAEDYFIDIGATSAAEAAALGARVGDPGVIEYPYFEFAPNHVMGKAFDDRAGCALLILLLQALAEGRVQTTLTLYASFATSEEVGLRGARVAAYTIDPELAIALEGTIGSDFPGVPAEKRPCAARNGPVISVIDNSIIVPRKMSDFQMACAERAKVPYQVKMPIYGGTNAGSIHLSRAGVLTGVLAVPCRYIHSPNTTLYWPDFEHSLALLEEMVRSAHTLLE; this is encoded by the coding sequence ATGCCGAAGCAGCATTTTCCGACGGCGCAGGAACTCCTGCGCAACCTGAGCGAAGCGTTCGGACCCTCGGGTCACGAGGACGACGTTCGCGCGTACATCATTGAGCAGATCAAGCCGCTCGTCGATGAATTTCATGTTGATGCGATCGGCAACTTGATTGCCGTGAAGCAGGGATCGAGTCCGCGCAAGCTGATGCTGGATGCGCACACGGACGAAATCGGCGTGATGGTTCGCTACATTGACGAGCACGGCTTTCTGCGGTTTGCGAAGATCGGCGGCTGGGATGATCGCATCTTTCCCGCGCACCGCGTGAAGTTGAAAGGTCGCGACGGCGGATTTTATCACGGCGTGATCGGCATGGCCCCGCCGCATGTCCTGTCGGATGACAGTAAGCAGAAGACGATCAAGGCCGAGGACTACTTCATCGATATCGGCGCGACCTCCGCGGCGGAAGCCGCGGCGCTGGGTGCGCGCGTCGGCGATCCCGGCGTTATTGAGTATCCCTATTTCGAATTCGCGCCGAACCACGTGATGGGCAAGGCCTTCGATGATCGTGCGGGATGCGCCCTGTTGATTCTTCTGTTGCAGGCGCTGGCGGAGGGCCGAGTGCAGACCACGCTGACGCTGTACGCGAGTTTCGCCACATCCGAGGAGGTGGGGCTGCGCGGTGCGCGGGTCGCGGCGTACACGATTGATCCGGAGCTCGCCATCGCGCTCGAGGGCACGATTGGTTCGGATTTCCCCGGTGTTCCCGCGGAAAAGCGGCCCTGTGCGGCGCGCAACGGCCCGGTGATCTCCGTGATTGATAACAGCATCATTGTGCCGCGCAAAATGTCCGATTTCCAGATGGCATGTGCCGAGCGAGCCAAGGTTCCGTATCAGGTCAAGATGCCGATCTACGGCGGCACAAACGCGGGGTCGATTCACCTGTCACGCGCGGGCGTGCTGACGGGTGTACTGGCAGTTCCCTGCCGTTACATTCACTCGCCGAACACCACACTCTATTGGCCGGACTTCGAGCACTCCCTCGCGCTGCTTGAGGAGATGGTGCGCAGCGCGCACACGCTTCTGGAATGA
- a CDS encoding polyphenol oxidase family protein has protein sequence MSWDRESPEIIVNRRRSYLDRFGLNIRSAVGGDQVHGSEVAVVGRADGGRGMLTREDRIAATDALVTADIGLVLTTLHADCTPVYLVDLDRRTIALAHCGWRSTIGGLAGKTLSLLKTEFGCDPRRVRVAFGPAISAAVYEVGGEVAAQFASRFGAVTVAHRSSRAYLDIAAALTIDLLENGLPSDAIPERPPCTYADRRFASFRREGAPTRSMLAWLVREA, from the coding sequence ATGAGCTGGGACCGGGAATCACCCGAAATCATTGTCAATCGCCGTCGAAGCTATCTTGATCGTTTTGGCTTAAACATTCGTTCAGCCGTCGGCGGAGATCAGGTTCACGGGAGCGAGGTCGCGGTGGTCGGGCGCGCGGATGGCGGTCGAGGCATGCTGACGCGGGAGGACCGCATTGCTGCGACAGACGCGCTCGTGACCGCGGATATCGGACTGGTCCTCACCACTCTTCACGCCGACTGCACTCCCGTGTACCTCGTGGACCTGGACCGACGTACCATTGCACTCGCGCATTGCGGTTGGCGGAGCACGATTGGTGGACTGGCCGGGAAGACCCTGAGCTTGCTGAAGACCGAATTCGGGTGCGACCCCCGCCGCGTCCGCGTGGCCTTTGGCCCGGCGATTTCCGCAGCGGTTTACGAAGTCGGCGGGGAGGTCGCCGCACAATTCGCTTCCCGTTTTGGCGCGGTGACGGTGGCGCACCGGTCGAGCCGGGCCTATCTGGACATTGCGGCAGCTCTGACGATCGATCTGCTGGAAAACGGATTACCGTCCGACGCGATTCCCGAGCGGCCGCCATGTACGTACGCCGACCGTCGATTCGCGTCCTTCCGCCGCGAGGGGGCTCCGACGAGATCCATGTTAGCGTGGCTGGTCCGAGAGGCGTAA
- a CDS encoding sporulation protein: protein MSDSTATEILDTLMKNLKEILSTKTIVGEPVQAGSMTILPVMKVSLGFGAGTGPLSKPDGKSSGGGGGGLSISPVGFLIIEDGRAMMLTPQSSRWDWVIDGIPEMVEKLTKIRRGAKAGKQEAGGEPSASST from the coding sequence ATGAGCGATTCGACGGCAACTGAGATCCTGGACACGTTGATGAAGAATCTCAAAGAGATTCTTTCAACCAAGACGATTGTGGGTGAACCGGTGCAGGCGGGCTCGATGACGATTCTGCCGGTGATGAAAGTTTCGCTGGGCTTTGGCGCCGGCACGGGTCCGCTGAGCAAGCCTGATGGCAAGTCCAGCGGCGGCGGTGGCGGCGGGCTCTCAATATCGCCGGTCGGCTTTCTGATCATTGAGGACGGCCGGGCCATGATGCTGACGCCCCAGAGTTCGCGGTGGGACTGGGTGATCGACGGGATCCCCGAGATGGTGGAGAAGCTGACGAAGATTCGCCGCGGCGCGAAAGCGGGCAAGCAAGAAGCCGGCGGCGAACCGTCGGCTTCAAGCACTTGA
- a CDS encoding acyl-CoA dehydrogenase family protein, which translates to MVSRLEILWFATLGQNGYLRGLKTEEDDVAYDALDYYLLNDLYTEEERLIQQTVREFVNDNLMPIIEHCNRDGRFPRELVAKAGELGLIGAPYPEKYGCANLGPIAYGLINQETERGDSGFRSFISVQTSLVMYPIFAFGSEAQKDHWLPKLATGEKIGCFGLTEPDFGSNPGGMLTRAVEKGSHYVLNGSKAWITNGTISDVAIVWGKLDGEVRGFIVETDRPGFSAPEIKNKFSLRASVTSDLILQDVEIPKENILAGVKGLKGPLSCLSQARYGIAWGANGAAMAVYDEVLKYAQSRIQFDKPIASFQLVQNKLVWMATEITKGQLLAYRLGQLKDSGKLRPQQVSMAKRNNVGRALEIARVGRDILGANGISNEYSTFRHMNNLESVNTYEGTYDIHTLIIGEDLTGIAAYA; encoded by the coding sequence ATGGTGTCCAGGCTGGAGATATTGTGGTTTGCAACTCTGGGCCAGAATGGCTATCTTCGAGGACTCAAAACCGAGGAGGATGACGTGGCCTACGACGCGCTGGACTACTATCTGCTGAATGATCTTTACACCGAAGAAGAGCGGCTGATCCAACAGACCGTCCGCGAGTTCGTGAATGATAACCTGATGCCGATTATCGAGCACTGTAACCGCGATGGGCGGTTCCCGCGCGAACTCGTGGCGAAGGCGGGTGAGCTGGGACTGATCGGTGCGCCCTATCCCGAGAAGTACGGTTGCGCTAACCTCGGTCCGATCGCCTATGGCCTGATCAATCAGGAAACGGAGCGGGGCGATTCCGGGTTCCGCTCATTCATTTCGGTGCAGACCAGCCTCGTCATGTATCCGATCTTCGCCTTCGGGAGCGAGGCCCAGAAAGACCACTGGCTGCCCAAACTCGCTACCGGCGAGAAGATCGGCTGCTTCGGCCTGACCGAGCCGGACTTCGGCAGCAACCCCGGCGGCATGCTGACCCGCGCGGTCGAAAAGGGTTCGCACTACGTATTGAACGGCAGTAAGGCCTGGATTACGAACGGCACGATTTCCGACGTCGCCATCGTCTGGGGCAAACTGGACGGAGAGGTCCGCGGCTTCATTGTCGAGACGGATCGACCTGGCTTCTCGGCGCCGGAGATCAAGAACAAGTTCTCGCTCCGGGCCAGCGTCACCTCGGACTTGATCCTGCAGGACGTCGAAATCCCGAAAGAGAATATCCTGGCGGGAGTGAAGGGACTTAAGGGTCCGCTTTCCTGCCTGTCTCAGGCGCGCTACGGCATCGCTTGGGGCGCCAATGGCGCGGCGATGGCAGTCTATGATGAGGTGTTGAAGTACGCGCAATCGCGAATTCAGTTCGACAAGCCCATCGCGTCATTTCAACTCGTGCAGAACAAGCTCGTCTGGATGGCTACCGAAATCACAAAGGGCCAGCTCCTCGCGTATCGCCTCGGCCAACTCAAGGACTCCGGCAAGCTGCGACCGCAGCAGGTCTCCATGGCGAAGCGCAATAACGTGGGCCGCGCGCTGGAGATCGCCCGCGTGGGTCGCGACATCTTGGGCGCGAACGGGATTTCCAACGAGTACAGCACGTTCCGCCATATGAACAACCTGGAGAGCGTGAATACTTATGAAGGCACGTACGATATTCACACGCTGATTATCGGCGAGGACCTGACCGGGATCGCAGCCTACGCCTGA
- a CDS encoding thiamine diphosphokinase — protein sequence MNSLIHSLLAPEYDALLIGNGDAPRAGLLRELRDRSKHVIAVDGGANVLRKLALAPDLVVGDLDSVNPATLRWARGRGAVIRNLADQSESDLPKALGECRKLGLTQVLACGLFSERVDHALVSLQTLARVRGVTVALLTRRTVVMMLRGARLREFQLPAGTVFSWLPLEQCAGCSLEGARWPFRNRTLSASGFYSLSNLVTAPWLRLRQRKGVSLLCVNYEVNSPIEHDDK from the coding sequence TTGAATTCGCTTATCCACAGCCTGCTCGCGCCGGAATACGACGCGTTGTTGATCGGCAACGGTGACGCGCCACGAGCCGGCTTGTTGCGGGAGCTACGCGACCGCAGCAAGCACGTGATTGCGGTGGACGGTGGGGCGAATGTGTTGCGAAAGCTGGCGCTTGCGCCGGACTTGGTGGTCGGTGATCTGGACTCGGTGAATCCCGCGACGCTGCGCTGGGCGCGTGGTCGAGGGGCGGTCATCCGGAATCTCGCGGACCAGAGCGAGTCTGATCTTCCGAAAGCGTTGGGAGAATGCCGCAAGCTCGGTCTGACTCAGGTGCTCGCCTGCGGTCTGTTTTCGGAGCGAGTCGATCATGCGTTGGTTTCCCTGCAGACGCTTGCGCGCGTTCGGGGTGTGACCGTTGCGCTCCTGACGCGCCGCACCGTGGTGATGATGTTGCGAGGCGCTCGCCTCCGGGAGTTCCAATTGCCGGCGGGCACCGTCTTTTCCTGGCTGCCACTCGAGCAGTGCGCCGGCTGCTCGCTCGAAGGCGCGCGCTGGCCGTTCCGCAACCGTACCTTGTCCGCTTCCGGATTCTACAGTTTGTCTAATCTGGTGACCGCTCCGTGGCTGCGCCTCCGGCAGCGCAAGGGCGTGTCCCTGCTCTGTGTGAACTATGAGGTCAACTCGCCAATTGAACATGATGATAAATAG
- a CDS encoding HEAT repeat domain-containing protein: MMINRLPVLCLALSLAAWCVAGLRAQSLPAELDSALNFAGLTVADFASDRMWAEDDTFLLPKIRESLESPISAYKVAHELAAASPVDVSAAGLVNKLMGFIDAELPEVVTRDIDAQLAAAKSHLIDPFEPMLSAFALAEGYRAQAFGGLSVAEQQALLLAIPLWFEDEDLASDDTLKGSIHRALGVAVDTSQQVTSDSVLTLLSLVNRQALAAAAYALARGTALTAAAWEKQASPFMTAAAPGVEGLVLATRATPYGTFVMGGGGPNVYSGDFAFIIDLGGDDRYVRRVASAVGQIGHGVSAVIDVKGNDAYVSGSMCDQACAILGVAALADLSGDDIYRAGAFSQSAAFCGASFLFDSNGDDTYRAGIFSQSASVCGVSVLSDGNGRDLYDAYHSCQAFASTFAVAALVEGGGNDCYRAGGFETHAPLRPEDYRSFAQGFAIGSRPRGGGGFALLRDLSGNDFYNAEIYAQGVGYWYSLGALLDEGGNDAYDATQYSQGSGIHLAAGVLEDLSGDDRYGSRFGPGQGGAHDLAVGMLYDHTGDDQYISSGGHGMAITNSGALFIDGRGNDLYAVSEPDFGQGAVRPARSFGNLGVFVDGEGKDTYVNGGADSSLWFQGIYAVGYDVPRDSTTPREAQPDVKFVAEDTTRSLADLFREAALWEVTDNREKVRRARLALNEKAGAIPWVGEHKLGTNDALERRAITELFKTKPDAASPFLEQALNSADRWKQRNALVIYGELKYKPAVPLVISKLADGGYARVRPAILTTLGDLGDTSATLKLIPFASSTVERERIAAVASLGKLQDPRGFDAILERVVDPAYTVRSAAIMAIAAQDTRVLLRLEQEFSLRETDRLETLLLACGLLAERWKTDDKLKQDLKLIAPTVKRYLDHPEPRVQGAALVATAQVTEATPFRKLSARFAGAPDPVLRARLAQALHTYP, translated from the coding sequence ATGATGATAAATAGACTGCCGGTCCTGTGCCTTGCGTTGTCACTGGCCGCCTGGTGTGTGGCCGGTCTGCGCGCGCAGTCACTCCCGGCGGAGTTGGATTCGGCCCTGAATTTCGCGGGGCTGACCGTCGCGGATTTCGCGTCGGATCGGATGTGGGCGGAAGATGACACGTTCTTGTTGCCCAAGATTCGCGAGTCGCTTGAGAGTCCAATCAGCGCCTACAAAGTTGCGCATGAGCTTGCGGCGGCGTCACCGGTCGATGTTAGCGCCGCGGGACTTGTGAATAAGCTGATGGGTTTCATCGATGCGGAACTGCCCGAGGTCGTAACGCGCGATATCGACGCGCAGCTCGCGGCCGCCAAGTCACACCTCATAGATCCGTTTGAGCCGATGCTAAGTGCGTTTGCGCTGGCCGAGGGCTACCGCGCGCAGGCGTTCGGCGGCTTGAGCGTCGCCGAGCAACAGGCGCTGCTGCTGGCCATACCCCTGTGGTTTGAAGACGAGGATCTCGCCAGCGACGACACGCTCAAAGGTTCAATTCATCGCGCGCTTGGCGTGGCCGTGGATACGTCGCAGCAGGTGACGTCGGACAGTGTGTTGACGCTGCTGTCCCTCGTCAACCGCCAGGCGCTTGCGGCTGCTGCGTATGCCCTCGCCCGGGGCACGGCGCTGACGGCCGCTGCCTGGGAAAAGCAGGCTTCGCCGTTCATGACCGCTGCGGCTCCTGGTGTTGAAGGGCTGGTCCTTGCCACTCGCGCGACTCCCTACGGCACATTTGTGATGGGCGGCGGCGGCCCGAATGTGTATAGCGGGGACTTCGCCTTCATCATCGATCTCGGCGGCGACGATCGTTACGTGCGTCGCGTCGCGTCCGCTGTCGGTCAGATCGGGCACGGTGTGTCGGCGGTGATTGATGTCAAAGGCAACGACGCTTACGTATCCGGCTCGATGTGCGATCAAGCCTGCGCGATCCTCGGAGTCGCGGCGCTCGCCGATCTCAGCGGCGATGATATCTACCGCGCCGGGGCTTTCAGTCAGAGCGCGGCGTTCTGCGGTGCTTCCTTCCTGTTTGATTCCAACGGTGACGACACGTATCGCGCCGGCATTTTCTCGCAAAGCGCGAGCGTCTGCGGAGTCTCGGTGCTTAGCGACGGGAACGGCCGCGATCTTTACGACGCCTATCATTCTTGCCAGGCCTTTGCCTCGACCTTCGCGGTAGCCGCGCTCGTGGAGGGTGGCGGCAACGATTGTTACCGCGCCGGCGGCTTCGAGACTCACGCGCCGTTGCGCCCGGAAGACTATCGTTCGTTCGCGCAGGGTTTCGCCATCGGTTCGCGGCCGCGCGGCGGCGGCGGATTTGCCTTGCTCCGCGATCTAAGCGGCAACGATTTCTACAACGCGGAGATATACGCGCAGGGTGTAGGCTATTGGTACAGCCTCGGCGCGCTGCTCGATGAGGGCGGCAACGACGCCTACGATGCGACGCAGTATTCGCAGGGCTCCGGAATTCACCTTGCCGCGGGCGTGTTGGAGGATCTTTCCGGCGATGACCGCTACGGCTCGCGGTTTGGACCCGGACAGGGTGGAGCGCATGATCTGGCGGTCGGCATGCTTTACGATCATACCGGCGACGATCAATACATCAGTTCCGGCGGTCACGGCATGGCCATCACCAACAGCGGAGCGCTCTTCATTGACGGCCGCGGCAACGACTTGTACGCGGTTTCCGAGCCGGATTTCGGCCAGGGCGCGGTTCGACCCGCGCGCAGCTTCGGAAATCTCGGGGTGTTTGTTGACGGTGAAGGCAAAGACACGTATGTCAACGGCGGTGCGGATTCGTCACTCTGGTTTCAGGGCATTTACGCCGTGGGTTACGATGTCCCGCGCGATTCGACGACGCCGCGTGAAGCTCAGCCGGATGTGAAGTTCGTGGCGGAAGATACGACGCGTTCGCTCGCGGACCTGTTCCGTGAAGCGGCGCTCTGGGAGGTGACGGACAATCGGGAGAAGGTCCGCCGCGCGCGGCTCGCGCTCAATGAAAAGGCCGGCGCAATTCCGTGGGTCGGTGAGCACAAGCTGGGCACGAATGACGCGCTGGAACGCCGCGCGATTACGGAGCTGTTCAAGACCAAGCCCGATGCGGCCTCGCCGTTTCTCGAACAGGCGCTCAATTCTGCCGATCGTTGGAAACAGCGGAACGCGCTTGTTATCTACGGCGAGCTGAAATACAAACCGGCCGTCCCGCTGGTGATTTCCAAACTCGCGGATGGCGGCTATGCGCGGGTCCGCCCGGCGATCTTGACCACGCTTGGCGATCTTGGCGACACGAGTGCGACCTTGAAGCTCATCCCATTTGCATCGAGCACGGTGGAGCGCGAACGCATCGCCGCGGTGGCAAGTTTGGGCAAGCTGCAGGACCCGCGCGGCTTCGACGCGATTCTTGAGCGAGTTGTCGATCCCGCCTATACGGTGCGCAGCGCCGCGATCATGGCGATCGCCGCGCAGGACACGCGCGTGCTGTTGCGACTCGAGCAGGAGTTCTCGCTGCGCGAGACCGACCGACTTGAGACTCTGCTGCTGGCGTGCGGACTGTTGGCCGAGCGCTGGAAGACCGACGACAAGTTGAAGCAGGACCTCAAGCTGATCGCGCCGACGGTTAAGCGCTATCTCGATCATCCGGAGCCTCGCGTGCAAGGCGCCGCATTGGTTGCCACGGCGCAAGTCACCGAGGCGACTCCGTTCCGTAAACTCTCCGCGCGATTTGCCGGCGCGCCGGACCCCGTGCTTCGCGCGCGTCTCGCGCAGGCACTCCACACCTACCCTTAG
- a CDS encoding Glu/Leu/Phe/Val dehydrogenase produces the protein MKAKSTSAAKHSAAAPTKTKQSIHPQHDVHERASAFDNAMKQFDEAAQLMKLSPNRIAMIKVPRKIMEVNLPVRMDDGSVQTFVGYRVQHNIARGPAKGGVRFHQDVNLDEVKALAFWMTYKCAVADIPMGGGKGGVIVDPSKLSANELERLSRRFFAEMHDMFGPQRDVPAPDVNTTPQIMAWFMDTYSMHEREYLPGVVTGKPLEIGGSEGRVKATARGLLFSMRKAVAVHKEKLAGLTVAVQGFGNVGMYSAELLHEDGCTVVAISDVNGAFHNPAGIDVYEAMAYTRKHHGLGGFEKTGLAKKLKNAMDLLELEVDVLAPCALELQVTKKNADRIKARYVAEGANGPLDHDADKILEKQKTFVVPDILCNCGGVIVSYLEWVQNNYGYYWPEERVNTDLERLLNRAFDAVYETSKKYKCTMRVAAFITGIERVSKASELRGLYA, from the coding sequence ATGAAAGCAAAATCCACCTCAGCCGCCAAGCACTCCGCGGCTGCGCCAACCAAGACCAAGCAGTCCATTCACCCTCAACACGACGTCCACGAGCGGGCATCCGCGTTTGACAACGCGATGAAGCAGTTCGACGAGGCCGCGCAGTTGATGAAGCTCTCACCGAATCGAATCGCCATGATCAAGGTCCCGCGCAAGATCATGGAAGTGAACCTGCCGGTGCGGATGGATGACGGCTCGGTTCAGACCTTTGTCGGCTATCGCGTGCAGCACAACATCGCGCGGGGTCCGGCCAAGGGCGGCGTTCGCTTCCATCAGGACGTGAATCTTGACGAAGTGAAGGCGTTGGCCTTCTGGATGACCTATAAGTGCGCGGTGGCCGACATCCCGATGGGCGGCGGCAAAGGCGGCGTGATTGTGGATCCGTCCAAATTGTCGGCGAACGAGTTGGAGCGATTGTCGCGCCGGTTCTTCGCGGAGATGCACGACATGTTCGGGCCGCAGCGTGACGTCCCGGCTCCGGATGTGAATACGACGCCGCAGATCATGGCGTGGTTCATGGATACGTATTCGATGCACGAACGCGAGTATTTGCCGGGCGTCGTTACCGGAAAGCCGCTGGAGATTGGCGGCAGTGAAGGGCGCGTGAAAGCGACCGCCCGCGGCCTGCTGTTCAGCATGCGCAAAGCCGTGGCGGTGCACAAGGAGAAGCTGGCCGGCTTGACGGTGGCGGTGCAGGGCTTCGGCAATGTCGGCATGTACTCGGCCGAGTTGTTGCATGAAGACGGCTGTACGGTGGTCGCGATTTCTGATGTGAACGGAGCGTTCCACAATCCGGCGGGGATCGACGTCTATGAAGCCATGGCCTACACGCGGAAGCACCACGGATTAGGCGGCTTTGAAAAGACCGGACTGGCCAAGAAGCTGAAAAATGCCATGGACTTACTCGAACTTGAGGTGGACGTCCTGGCGCCCTGCGCGCTCGAGCTGCAGGTCACGAAGAAGAACGCCGATCGGATCAAGGCGCGCTATGTCGCCGAAGGCGCGAACGGTCCGCTGGATCATGACGCCGACAAGATTCTCGAGAAGCAGAAGACGTTCGTGGTTCCGGATATTCTGTGCAATTGTGGCGGTGTCATCGTCAGCTATCTGGAGTGGGTGCAGAACAACTACGGTTACTACTGGCCGGAAGAGCGCGTGAACACGGACCTGGAACGTCTTCTTAATCGCGCGTTTGATGCGGTGTACGAGACGTCGAAGAAGTACAAGTGCACGATGCGCGTGGCGGCGTTCATTACGGGCATCGAACGGGTCTCGAAGGCCTCGGAACTTCGCGGACTATACGCCTGA